From Polyodon spathula isolate WHYD16114869_AA chromosome 26, ASM1765450v1, whole genome shotgun sequence, one genomic window encodes:
- the LOC121300661 gene encoding mast cell protease 1A-like isoform X3 yields the protein MEASSDSSRIIGGHEAAPHSRPYMVYLLMMGKDTGKTNCGGFLIREDFVLTAAHCDAENITAILGAHNIMSPENSQQIIKVVKAIPFPSYCKRGPNDDIMLLKLEKKAALDEKVAILPLSKNEDVLKVGSTCSTAGWGLVESEGIHMVSKLQEVNMSVFRRLCAAKWGAMFTEYMTCASSPMEGGCNGDSGGPLVCDGVAHGVLSFSSEPCGYFPTVFMKISMYVDWITREMDRH from the exons ATGGAGGCGAGTTCAG ATTCTTCTAGGATCATTGGGGGTCACGAGGCTGCACCCCACAGCCGCCCCTATATGGTCTACTTGTTAATGATGGGAAAGGACACTGGAAAGACAAATTGTGGAGGGTTTCTAATTCGAGAGGACTTTGTCTTGACCGCAGCGCATTGCGATGCAGA aaatatCACTGCTATTCTTGGTGCTCATAACATCATGTCTCCAGAGAATTCTCAGCAGATCATTAAAGTGGTGAAGGCCATTCCTTTTCCATCCTATTGCAAAAGAGGCCCTAATGATGACATCATGTTGTTGAAG CTGGAGAAAAAAGCCGCTCTAGATGAGAAGGTGGCGATTCTGCCGCTGTCCAAGAATGAAGACGTTCTCAAGGTTGGCAGCACCTGCTCTACAGCTGGCTGGGGCTTGGTGGAGTCAGAAGGGATTCACATGGTTTCTAAACTGCAAGAGGTCAACATGTCGGTGTTCAGACGGCTGTGCGCTGCGAAATGGGGAGCAATGTTCACCGAATACATGACCTGTGCAAGCAGTCCCATGGAAGGCGGCTGTAAT GGTGACTCTGGGGGTCCCTTGGTGTGCGATGGCGTTGCTCACGGTGTCCTCTCGTTTAGCAGCGAGCCGTGCGGATACTTTCCCACGGTCTTCATGAAGATTTCCATGTACGTTGACTGGATCACCAGAGAGATGGACAGACACTGA
- the LOC121300661 gene encoding mast cell protease 1A-like isoform X2, protein MMKNVHDSSRIIGGHEAAPHSRPYMVYLLMMGKDTGKTNCGGFLIREDFVLTAAHCDAENITAILGAHNIMSPENSQQIIKVVKAIPFPSYCKRGPNDDIMLLKLEKKAALDEKVAILPLSKNEDVLKVGSTCSTAGWGLVESEGIHMVSKLQEVNMSVFRRLCAAKWGAMFTEYMTCASSPMEGGCNGDSGGPLVCDGVAHGVLSFSSEPCGYFPTVFMKISMYVDWITREMDRH, encoded by the exons ATGATGAAGAACGTCCATG ATTCTTCTAGGATCATTGGGGGTCACGAGGCTGCACCCCACAGCCGCCCCTATATGGTCTACTTGTTAATGATGGGAAAGGACACTGGAAAGACAAATTGTGGAGGGTTTCTAATTCGAGAGGACTTTGTCTTGACCGCAGCGCATTGCGATGCAGA aaatatCACTGCTATTCTTGGTGCTCATAACATCATGTCTCCAGAGAATTCTCAGCAGATCATTAAAGTGGTGAAGGCCATTCCTTTTCCATCCTATTGCAAAAGAGGCCCTAATGATGACATCATGTTGTTGAAG CTGGAGAAAAAAGCCGCTCTAGATGAGAAGGTGGCGATTCTGCCGCTGTCCAAGAATGAAGACGTTCTCAAGGTTGGCAGCACCTGCTCTACAGCTGGCTGGGGCTTGGTGGAGTCAGAAGGGATTCACATGGTTTCTAAACTGCAAGAGGTCAACATGTCGGTGTTCAGACGGCTGTGCGCTGCGAAATGGGGAGCAATGTTCACCGAATACATGACCTGTGCAAGCAGTCCCATGGAAGGCGGCTGTAAT GGTGACTCTGGGGGTCCCTTGGTGTGCGATGGCGTTGCTCACGGTGTCCTCTCGTTTAGCAGCGAGCCGTGCGGATACTTTCCCACGGTCTTCATGAAGATTTCCATGTACGTTGACTGGATCACCAGAGAGATGGACAGACACTGA
- the LOC121300661 gene encoding mast cell protease 1A-like isoform X1: protein MTAVPSTTMKVFFLMGFFAVSTGVADSSRIIGGHEAAPHSRPYMVYLLMMGKDTGKTNCGGFLIREDFVLTAAHCDAENITAILGAHNIMSPENSQQIIKVVKAIPFPSYCKRGPNDDIMLLKLEKKAALDEKVAILPLSKNEDVLKVGSTCSTAGWGLVESEGIHMVSKLQEVNMSVFRRLCAAKWGAMFTEYMTCASSPMEGGCNGDSGGPLVCDGVAHGVLSFSSEPCGYFPTVFMKISMYVDWITREMDRH, encoded by the exons ATGACAGCAGTTCCTAGCACCACAATGAAGGTTTTTTTCTTGATGGGGTTTTTTGCTGTATCTACCGGGGTTGCAG ATTCTTCTAGGATCATTGGGGGTCACGAGGCTGCACCCCACAGCCGCCCCTATATGGTCTACTTGTTAATGATGGGAAAGGACACTGGAAAGACAAATTGTGGAGGGTTTCTAATTCGAGAGGACTTTGTCTTGACCGCAGCGCATTGCGATGCAGA aaatatCACTGCTATTCTTGGTGCTCATAACATCATGTCTCCAGAGAATTCTCAGCAGATCATTAAAGTGGTGAAGGCCATTCCTTTTCCATCCTATTGCAAAAGAGGCCCTAATGATGACATCATGTTGTTGAAG CTGGAGAAAAAAGCCGCTCTAGATGAGAAGGTGGCGATTCTGCCGCTGTCCAAGAATGAAGACGTTCTCAAGGTTGGCAGCACCTGCTCTACAGCTGGCTGGGGCTTGGTGGAGTCAGAAGGGATTCACATGGTTTCTAAACTGCAAGAGGTCAACATGTCGGTGTTCAGACGGCTGTGCGCTGCGAAATGGGGAGCAATGTTCACCGAATACATGACCTGTGCAAGCAGTCCCATGGAAGGCGGCTGTAAT GGTGACTCTGGGGGTCCCTTGGTGTGCGATGGCGTTGCTCACGGTGTCCTCTCGTTTAGCAGCGAGCCGTGCGGATACTTTCCCACGGTCTTCATGAAGATTTCCATGTACGTTGACTGGATCACCAGAGAGATGGACAGACACTGA